The Henckelia pumila isolate YLH828 chromosome 2, ASM3356847v2, whole genome shotgun sequence genome includes a window with the following:
- the LOC140880215 gene encoding tropinone reductase homolog At5g06060-like yields MAISLQEHFLLGGRDQRWSLKGMTALVTGGTRGIGHAIVEELAGFGAKVHTCSRSEMELNERIREWQGKGFQVSGSTCDLASKTQREHLINTVASVFDGKLNILINNAAITIMKRAMDHTEEDFWGLIKTNLESPHHLCQIAYPLLKASAKANIVFISSVAGKMALPGLSLYSACKGAIDQLTRNLAYEWGKDNIRVNAVAPWAVNTTICKPLNENIHDTSLQEMFVPLLARTPMGPFAESHEISPLVAFLCMPAASFITGQVIYVDGGFTTST; encoded by the exons atggcaATTAGCTTGCAGGAACATTTCTTGCTCGGCGGCCGAGACCAAAGATGGTCACTCAAAGGAATGACTGCTTTAGTCACTGGTGGCACACGAGGCATCgg gCATGCCATAGTTGAGGAACTAGCAGGATTTGGTGCCAAAGTACACACATGCTCCAGAAGTGAGATGGAGCTTAATGAAAGAATTCGAGAATGGCAAGGCAAAGGATTCCAAGTCAGCGGTTCAACATGTGACTTAGCATCAAAAACCCAAAGAGAACATCTCATCAACACCGTGGCTTCTGTTTTTGATGGCAAGCTTAATATTCTT ATAAACAATGCGGCGATAACAATAATGAAGCGAGCCATGGATCATACCGAAGAAGACTTCTGGGGTTTGATCAAAACAAATTTAGAGTCCCCTCACCATTTATGCCAAATTGCATATCctctgctcaaagcatctgccaaGGCCAATATTGTCTTTATATCTTCTGTAGCTGGGAAAATGGCTCTTCCAGGACTCTCTCTCTATTCTGCATGTAAAG gtGCAATCGATCAATTAACAAGGAATTTAGCATATGAATGGGGGAAAGACAATATTCGAGTCAACGCTGTGGCTCCATGGGCTGTCAACACCACCATTTGCAAACCTCTGAAT GAAAATATTCATGACACGTCTCTTCAAGAAATGTTTGTACCATTGCTTGCTAGAACTCCAATGGGACCATTTGCAGAATCCCATGAAATATCACCATTGGTGGCATTCCTTTGCATGCCTGCTGCTTCATTCATTACTGGGCAAGTTATTTATGTCGATGGAGGTTTTACTACAAGCACCTAG
- the LOC140880217 gene encoding uncharacterized protein isoform X1, producing MMSVGSSSTCIWPSWTCFSSSPKPFKFPLLYSQFSCNNSHNPSYSSADQVLTDIQDSGIIACLRAPSAEAAVQAARAALRGGISVLEVVMSTPGVFEVIRTLVHEYPSTSIGVGTVLNKQDARDAIRAGAKFLMSPAMVKDILDDVAQGEALYIPGVMTPTEILSASNSGAKIVKVYPVSALGGVGYIAAVRKPFPFIPMVASQGIATDSVGEYISEGASSVVLSDAIFDKKAMSQKNFDVIYRRAGLAASQGSMAVKRKTKG from the exons ATGATGAGCGTTGGCAGCAGCAGCACTTGCATATGGCCGTCTTGGACTTGTTTTTCTTCTTCACCAAAACCCTTCAAATTTCCATTACTTTACTCTCAATTCTCTTGTAATAATTCCCACAACCCTTCATATTCCTCAGCTGACCAAGTTTTGACAGACATTCAAGATTCCGGCATTATTGCTTGCCTTCGCGCTCCAAG TGCAGAGGCTGCAGTCCAGGCTGCCCGTGCTGCTTTAAGAGGTGGAATTTCAGTT TTGGAAGTTGTCATGTCTACTCCAGGTGTTTTCGAG GTCATACGAACCTTGGTCCATGAATATCCTTCCACATCAATAGGA GTTGGAACTGTTTTAAACAAGCAAGATGCCAGAGATGCAATCAGAGCTGGAGCTAAGTTCCTTATGAGTCCTGCCATGGTTAAG GATATTCTTGATGATGTTGCTCAAGGTGAGGCTCTTTATATACCTGGAGTAATGACTCCAACTGAG ATACTATCTGCATCTAACTCTGGTGCCAAAATTGTCAAG GTATATCCCGTGTCTGCGTTAGGGGGTGTCGGGTACATAGCAGCAGTGCGTAAACCTTTTCCCTTTATTCCAATGGTTGCATCACAAGGCATAGCCACAG ATTCGGTAGGAGAATATATAAGTGAGGGAGCATCATCCGTCGTTCTATCAGATGCCATATTTGACAAAAAAGCAATGAGCCAAAAAAATTTTGATGTGATATACCGACGTGCCGGTCTTGCTGCTTCTCAAGGCAGTATGGCCGTGAAAAG GAAAACAAAAGGCTAG
- the LOC140880214 gene encoding uncharacterized protein isoform X1: MTSQTLRRRLHHGDIDGGRYDRFEASGIDSLNEPLLGSRDQDLNGHGFGDVLDDERNKERMHWTRVFSNLIAQWAQWFANFITGSGSVVGWLLPFVSGSQNGANNHLPPLLLSPLQEARLKHLKQRLAVPFDGSFSEHQDALRQLWRLAYPDRRLPSLKSELWKEMGWQGSDPSTDFRGGGFISLENLIFFAKMYPEAFQNLLHKRDGDRSEWEYPFAVAGINISFMLVQMLDLQSGKPRTLAGQHFLELLGEDEMAFDNLFCVAFKMLDVQWLVKRASYMEFNDVLKSTRAQLERELALEDVESVRDLPAYNLLKR; the protein is encoded by the exons ATGACGTCCCAAACCTTGAGGAGGAGGCTCCATCATGGGGATATTGATGGAGGAAGATACGACCGTTTCGAGGCTTCTGGAATTGATTCTTTGAATGAGCCATTGCTTGGAAGTAGAGATCAAGATCTTAAT GGGCACGGGTTTGGGGATGTTTTGGATGATGAACGGAATAAAGAACGCATGCATTGGACTCGGGTGTTTTCGAATTTAATCGCACAGTGGGCACAATGGTTTG CAAATTTTATTACCGGGTCAGGGTCCGTTGTTGGATGGCTTTTACCGTTTGTTTCGGGGTCCCAAAATGGAGCAAACAACCACCTTCCACCACTTTTGCTTAGTCCCTTGCAG GAGGCAAGGTTGAAACATCTAAAGCAAAGGCTAGCTGTTCCTTTTGATGGCTCTTTTTCAGAGCATCAA GATGCACTAAGACAGTTGTGGAGATTAGCTTATCCTGATAGAAGACTCCCATCTCTTAAATCGGAGCTTTGGAAAGAGATGGGCTGGCAAGGATCTGATCCCTCAACAGATTTCAG GGGTGGAGGATTTATATCATTGGAGAATCTAATCTTCTTTGCCAAGATGTACCCG GAAGCGTTCCAAAACTTGTTGCACAAGAGAGATGGGGATAGGTCTGAGTGGGAGTATCCGTTTGCTGTTGCAGGCATCAATATTTCGTTTATGCTTGTGCAAATGTTAGATCTTCAGTCAG GGAAGCCAAGAACCTTGGCCGGGCAACATTTCCTTGAATTACTGGGTGAAGATGAAATGGCCTTTGACAACCTTTTCTGTGTTGCCTTCAAAATGCTGGACGTGCAGTGGCTTGTGAAGCGTGCTTCATACATGGAATTTAAC GATGTTCTAAAGTCTACCAGAGCACAACTAGAGCGAGAGCTTGCACTGGAAGATGTGGAAAGTGTAAGAGACTTGCCAGCGTATAATCTATTGAAAAGATGA
- the LOC140883166 gene encoding prohibitin-3, mitochondrial-like codes for MGSNQAAVSFLTNIARAAFGLGIGATVISSSLYTVDGGQRAVLFDRFRGVIDETVGEGTHFLIPWLQKPFIFDIRTRPHTFSSVSGTKDLQMVNLTLRVLSRPEVPRLPDIFKTLGLEYDEKVLPSIGNEVLKAVVAQFNADQLLTERPHVSALVRESLIRRAKDFNIVLDDVAITHLSYGAEFSKAVEQKQVAQQEAERSKFVVAKAEQERRAAIIRAEGESESAKLISDATAAAGMGLIELRKIEAAKENAATMSRNGNVLYLPGDNKLLLGVNPGR; via the exons ATGGGTAGCAATCAAGCTGCGGTCTCGTTCCTGACGAACATTGCGCGCGCCGCCTTCGGACTGGGCATCGGCGCCACCGTCATCAGCTCATCCCTCTACACCGTCGACGGCGGACAACGTGCTGTCCTCTTCGATCGTTTCCGTGGCGTTATCGATGAGACCGTGGGCGAAGGGACACACTTTCTGATCCCCTGGCTTCAAAAGCCCTTCATCTTCGACATCCGCACGCGTCCTCACACTTTCTCTTCTGTTTCAG GGACCAAGGATCTGCAGATGGTAAACCTGACCTTGCGTGTGCTCTCACGCCCTGAGGTTCCCCGCCTACCAGACATATTCAAAACCCTAGGGCTTGAATACGATGAGAAAGTCCTCCCATCGATTGGAAATGAGGTTCTCAAAGCTGTGGTTGCACAGTTCAATGCTGACCAATTACTCACCGAACGTCCCCATGTTTCTGCCCTTGTGCGTGAGAGTTTGATTCGCAGGGCAAAGGATTTCAACATCGTTCTTGATGATGTAGCTATTACGCATTTGTCCTATGGTGCAGAGTTCTCCAAAGCCGTGGAACAGAAGCAGGTGGCCCAACAGGAGGCAGAGAGATCGAAGTTCGTGGTGGCAAAGGCCGAGCAAGAGAGGAGGGCTGCCATTATAAGGGCTGAAGGGGAAAGCGAGTCTGCTAAGCTGATTTCTGATGCAACTGCTGCTGCTGGAATGGGCCTGATCGAGCTGAGGAAGATCGAGGCTGCCAAGGAAAATGCTGCTACCATGAGCAGGAATGGGAATGTTTTGTACCTGCCTGGTGACAATAAGTTGCTTCTTGGAGTCAATCCTGGGCGCTGA
- the LOC140880217 gene encoding uncharacterized protein isoform X3, whose protein sequence is MMSVGSSSTCIWPSWTCFSSSPKPFKFPLLYSQFSCNNSHNPSYSSADQVLTDIQDSGIIACLRAPSAEAAVQAARAALRGGISVLEVVMSTPGVFEVGTVLNKQDARDAIRAGAKFLMSPAMVKDILDDVAQGEALYIPGVMTPTEILSASNSGAKIVKVYPVSALGGVGYIAAVRKPFPFIPMVASQGIATDSVGEYISEGASSVVLSDAIFDKKAMSQKNFDVIYRRAGLAASQGSMAVKRKTKG, encoded by the exons ATGATGAGCGTTGGCAGCAGCAGCACTTGCATATGGCCGTCTTGGACTTGTTTTTCTTCTTCACCAAAACCCTTCAAATTTCCATTACTTTACTCTCAATTCTCTTGTAATAATTCCCACAACCCTTCATATTCCTCAGCTGACCAAGTTTTGACAGACATTCAAGATTCCGGCATTATTGCTTGCCTTCGCGCTCCAAG TGCAGAGGCTGCAGTCCAGGCTGCCCGTGCTGCTTTAAGAGGTGGAATTTCAGTT TTGGAAGTTGTCATGTCTACTCCAGGTGTTTTCGAG GTTGGAACTGTTTTAAACAAGCAAGATGCCAGAGATGCAATCAGAGCTGGAGCTAAGTTCCTTATGAGTCCTGCCATGGTTAAG GATATTCTTGATGATGTTGCTCAAGGTGAGGCTCTTTATATACCTGGAGTAATGACTCCAACTGAG ATACTATCTGCATCTAACTCTGGTGCCAAAATTGTCAAG GTATATCCCGTGTCTGCGTTAGGGGGTGTCGGGTACATAGCAGCAGTGCGTAAACCTTTTCCCTTTATTCCAATGGTTGCATCACAAGGCATAGCCACAG ATTCGGTAGGAGAATATATAAGTGAGGGAGCATCATCCGTCGTTCTATCAGATGCCATATTTGACAAAAAAGCAATGAGCCAAAAAAATTTTGATGTGATATACCGACGTGCCGGTCTTGCTGCTTCTCAAGGCAGTATGGCCGTGAAAAG GAAAACAAAAGGCTAG
- the LOC140880214 gene encoding uncharacterized protein isoform X2, translating into MTSQTLRRRLHHGDIDGGRYDRFEASGIDSLNEPLLGSRDQDLNGHGFGDVLDDERNKERMHWTRVFSNLIAQWAQWFGSVVGWLLPFVSGSQNGANNHLPPLLLSPLQEARLKHLKQRLAVPFDGSFSEHQDALRQLWRLAYPDRRLPSLKSELWKEMGWQGSDPSTDFRGGGFISLENLIFFAKMYPEAFQNLLHKRDGDRSEWEYPFAVAGINISFMLVQMLDLQSGKPRTLAGQHFLELLGEDEMAFDNLFCVAFKMLDVQWLVKRASYMEFNDVLKSTRAQLERELALEDVESVRDLPAYNLLKR; encoded by the exons ATGACGTCCCAAACCTTGAGGAGGAGGCTCCATCATGGGGATATTGATGGAGGAAGATACGACCGTTTCGAGGCTTCTGGAATTGATTCTTTGAATGAGCCATTGCTTGGAAGTAGAGATCAAGATCTTAAT GGGCACGGGTTTGGGGATGTTTTGGATGATGAACGGAATAAAGAACGCATGCATTGGACTCGGGTGTTTTCGAATTTAATCGCACAGTGGGCACAATGGTTTG GGTCCGTTGTTGGATGGCTTTTACCGTTTGTTTCGGGGTCCCAAAATGGAGCAAACAACCACCTTCCACCACTTTTGCTTAGTCCCTTGCAG GAGGCAAGGTTGAAACATCTAAAGCAAAGGCTAGCTGTTCCTTTTGATGGCTCTTTTTCAGAGCATCAA GATGCACTAAGACAGTTGTGGAGATTAGCTTATCCTGATAGAAGACTCCCATCTCTTAAATCGGAGCTTTGGAAAGAGATGGGCTGGCAAGGATCTGATCCCTCAACAGATTTCAG GGGTGGAGGATTTATATCATTGGAGAATCTAATCTTCTTTGCCAAGATGTACCCG GAAGCGTTCCAAAACTTGTTGCACAAGAGAGATGGGGATAGGTCTGAGTGGGAGTATCCGTTTGCTGTTGCAGGCATCAATATTTCGTTTATGCTTGTGCAAATGTTAGATCTTCAGTCAG GGAAGCCAAGAACCTTGGCCGGGCAACATTTCCTTGAATTACTGGGTGAAGATGAAATGGCCTTTGACAACCTTTTCTGTGTTGCCTTCAAAATGCTGGACGTGCAGTGGCTTGTGAAGCGTGCTTCATACATGGAATTTAAC GATGTTCTAAAGTCTACCAGAGCACAACTAGAGCGAGAGCTTGCACTGGAAGATGTGGAAAGTGTAAGAGACTTGCCAGCGTATAATCTATTGAAAAGATGA
- the LOC140880217 gene encoding uncharacterized protein isoform X2 produces MMSVGSSSTCIWPSWTCFSSSPKPFKFPLLYSQFSCNNSHNPSYSSADQVLTDIQDSGIIACLRAPSAEAAVQAARAALRGGISVLEVVMSTPGVFEVIRTLVHEYPSTSIGVGTVLNKQDARDAIRAGAKFLMSPAMVKDILDDVAQGEALYIPGVMTPTEVYPVSALGGVGYIAAVRKPFPFIPMVASQGIATDSVGEYISEGASSVVLSDAIFDKKAMSQKNFDVIYRRAGLAASQGSMAVKRKTKG; encoded by the exons ATGATGAGCGTTGGCAGCAGCAGCACTTGCATATGGCCGTCTTGGACTTGTTTTTCTTCTTCACCAAAACCCTTCAAATTTCCATTACTTTACTCTCAATTCTCTTGTAATAATTCCCACAACCCTTCATATTCCTCAGCTGACCAAGTTTTGACAGACATTCAAGATTCCGGCATTATTGCTTGCCTTCGCGCTCCAAG TGCAGAGGCTGCAGTCCAGGCTGCCCGTGCTGCTTTAAGAGGTGGAATTTCAGTT TTGGAAGTTGTCATGTCTACTCCAGGTGTTTTCGAG GTCATACGAACCTTGGTCCATGAATATCCTTCCACATCAATAGGA GTTGGAACTGTTTTAAACAAGCAAGATGCCAGAGATGCAATCAGAGCTGGAGCTAAGTTCCTTATGAGTCCTGCCATGGTTAAG GATATTCTTGATGATGTTGCTCAAGGTGAGGCTCTTTATATACCTGGAGTAATGACTCCAACTGAG GTATATCCCGTGTCTGCGTTAGGGGGTGTCGGGTACATAGCAGCAGTGCGTAAACCTTTTCCCTTTATTCCAATGGTTGCATCACAAGGCATAGCCACAG ATTCGGTAGGAGAATATATAAGTGAGGGAGCATCATCCGTCGTTCTATCAGATGCCATATTTGACAAAAAAGCAATGAGCCAAAAAAATTTTGATGTGATATACCGACGTGCCGGTCTTGCTGCTTCTCAAGGCAGTATGGCCGTGAAAAG GAAAACAAAAGGCTAG